One Gadus chalcogrammus isolate NIFS_2021 chromosome 7, NIFS_Gcha_1.0, whole genome shotgun sequence genomic window, CTCCCAGGGTCTGGTGGGACTAAGGAACCTTGGCAACACTGTAAGCGTTCCCTGTGCCTCACTCCACACATGAAGACATTGCACTTCATATTTTAAGAACGCAGGAACACACTCCTTCCAGAACTGCAGCGAGTCATCACATATTCTTTGACATCTTTTTATgtccttacgttttatttttgttctttctCTTGTTCGATGGACAGTGTTTCATGAACTCCATCCTCCAGTGCCTGAGCAACACTCCGGAGCTGAGGGACTTCTGTCTCAGATACATCCACCCAGCAGAGCTCAGCCGATGTGGGAACCAAGTTGCTCTAATGGAGGGTAAGACCTCATGCTGACCAGGGGCGTCAACAATATCTGATTGGCGACCCTAAGTGCCACCCCTACTAAATCTGTCATACACATGAAATGTGTACAATGTCTCTAAATTATTCTGCTCTGCAAAGGAACAGTGTTGTGGGCAGGAATATAACACTTGCAGACAGTGCTCCTGGGCTAAGTATTCCTACTACATCAGTCTGGACACATTGCTGGATCTGAACCTGTTTCTTATAGTTAAAAGCAGAGATAATAGCCTtatctttcacacacacacacacacgtttgtgtgcAAAGGTGTATTCATGATGGATCGTGTCTATGATCGGCCCATGTTTCTACACACCCATCCATGTTTACAACAAATGACTTGGTTGAGAGTTGGTTTTCGATTCTAACAATAAAACTCTTCATCCTGTcgtttctcgttctctctctctcgtgctctctctctctctctctttctctctcctttctctctatctctctcaccctaAGAGTTCGCTAAGCTAACGAAGACCTTGTGGACGTCGGTCAACAGTGACGCGGTCAGCCCCTCCGATTTCAAGACCCAGATCCAGAAATATGCTCCAAAATTCTTGGGCTACAAGTGAGTTCCACTTACCGGTCTGGGTGATTCAAATCAACGTAACGATTGTCTCCTGTTTCCTCTCAAAACTTTGTCAGCAAGTGATTTTTGCAATTATATTTCCTTTTAAACATAGGGTTCTAAAAATGTATGCATCTATGAAACTATACCTTTTCCTGTACCCCCCAACCAATCTCAGTCAGCAGGATGCCCAAGAGTTCCTGCGCTTCCTATTGGACGGACTCCACAATGATGTCAACCGGGCGACGGTGTGTCCCAGGGTGACAGAGGACTTTGACCACCTATCGTAAGAGTTTATGCTTACCAGTAGCCCAGTAACGGGTTAGCTAATTCACAGTTGAGTCAGTGCAATGTCTCCAATGTCTGATCGTTAAAATCCTTCACACAAAAAGTTAGTGAGTTAACATCATGAGCTAGAAAGTAAGTAGGTAAAGTCAATTCTGCTTCTGTCAAATATAAAGCCCCATTATACCTACCCAAAGCTCAGAACAATGCCAAACAGCTGCAGCCAAAGAAACTATTGTGTCACCAAACACCGGCAAAAAGAGTAATAATTAGACTTTGTCTTTCCAGGGACACTGAGAAAAGTCAAAAGATGTGGAACAGATACAGAGAATCAGAGGACAGCAAAGTGGTTGGTAAGTGACCCTGCATGCAGAGGAAACATGCTGACACAATTTACACAAACTGTGATAAGAAAACAGAAGTGAGCTGAGGTGAGTGTAATGTGTTGGTTTTTGTGGtttgtgtagatttgtttgtTGGGCAGCTGAAGAGTTCCCTGACCTGCAGTGAGTGTGGCTTCTGCTCCACAATGTTCGACCCTTTCTGGGACCTGTCTCTGCCGATCGCACAGGTCAGCTTATGAACACGCACGCCCACAtgcggtcacacacacacacacacacacacacacacacacacacacacacacacacacacacacacacacacacacacacacacacacacacacacacacacacacacacacacacacacacacacacacacacacacacacacacacacacgacccatATATAGTTGTGACTGTGACTTATCTCTTTGGTCAATCGTCTTCTTTATAGTTTTTTTACTCTCACTGTAGAAATGCAGACGGGATAGTTAAGGAACTTGTTAAATTGCGTGtaaatgtgtgtcagtgtgtgtgagagaatgggcCAGATTAGTTGATTCCCATAGACAGCCCAAGTAACAAAAAGGTTCAAGAAACAAAATGCAATCCCATTCACCACAAATACATCCATGTCTAAATgtatttgtactttactttgCATGTAAAGATTTCTGATCACATTTAACAGATGGGAACTATATTTAATTTCAGAAAGACACAGAGGAGGTGACTCTGACCGACTGCATGCGGCTCTTGACCAGAGAGGACGTGTTGGACGGAGAAGAGAGACCTGTAAGGAGGCCCTCTCCCCGCTAACAGTGATACATGCATTTGTATATTTTGAATAATAATCTTATTGGGATCAACATACCTACCTGCCTTCCTCTATCCAGACTTGCCAGCGATGTAAAGTCAGAAGAAAATGCAGCAAGAAGTTTTCCATCCAGAAG contains:
- the LOC130386410 gene encoding ubiquitin carboxyl-terminal hydrolase 2-like, translated to MRQSYTLTEPDNVSVTGFPFGRQDSRRKNRPMSRSVLMSNFMGLLINQAKNKSSQGLVGLRNLGNTCFMNSILQCLSNTPELRDFCLRYIHPAELSRCGNQVALMEEFAKLTKTLWTSVNSDAVSPSDFKTQIQKYAPKFLGYNQQDAQEFLRFLLDGLHNDVNRATVCPRVTEDFDHLSDTEKSQKMWNRYRESEDSKVVDLFVGQLKSSLTCSECGFCSTMFDPFWDLSLPIAQKDTEEVTLTDCMRLLTREDVLDGEERPTCQRCKVRRKCSKKFSIQKFPEVLVLHLKRFSEPPSHAKKLTTFVNFPLTELDLGEFASADGVHAVYSLYAVSNHSGSILGGHYTAFCKNPALEQWYRYNDSRVSPMSASEVHSSDAYVLFYELTPHQYQTQRL